The following proteins are co-located in the Triticum aestivum cultivar Chinese Spring chromosome 1A, IWGSC CS RefSeq v2.1, whole genome shotgun sequence genome:
- the LOC123185219 gene encoding defensin Tk-AMP-D1, translating to MASPRRMAAAPAAALLIVLLLVATEMGTTKTAEARTCQSQSHKFKGACFSDTNCDSVCRTENFPRGQCNQHHVERKCYCERDC from the exons ATGGCGTCCCCTCGTCGCAtggccgccgcgcccgccgccgccctcctcatcgtgctcctcctcgtcgccacaG AGATGGGGACGACGAAGACGGCGGAGGCCCGGACGTGCCAGTCGCAGAGCCACAAGTTCAAGGGCGCCTGCTTCAGCGACACCAACTGCGACAGCGTGTGCCGCACCGAGAACTTCCCCCGCGGGCAGTGCAACCAGCACCACGTCGAGCGCAAGTGCTACTGCGAGCGGGACTGCTGA
- the LOC123065875 gene encoding defensin Tm-AMP-D1.2: MASPRRMATAPAVLLVLLLLVATEMGTVKVAEARTCESQSHNFKGACFSDTNCASVCHTENFPRGQCHQHHVERKCYCERDC, encoded by the exons ATGGCGTCCCCTCGCCGCATGGCCACCGCGCCTGCCGTCCTCCTcgtcctgctcctcctcgtcgccacgG AGATGGGGACGGTGAAGGTGGCGGAGGCCCGGACGTGCGAGTCGCAGAGCCACAATTTCAAGGGCGCCTGCTTCAGCGACACCAACTGCGCCAGCGTGTGCCACACCGAGAACTTCCCCCGCGGGCAGTGCCACCAGCACCACGTCGAGCGCAAGTGCTACTGCGAGCGGGACTGCTGA